A genomic stretch from Syntrophomonadaceae bacterium includes:
- a CDS encoding transglycosylase SLT domain-containing protein, which yields MRMKISLGLLLMVAAFAAGYYVFAGALPEPVLHDKAAKKAPVIEQVIAGPVLHNQELADILLVEEHMLGTGQAALEELERLALGSGVAAYLANLALAEKGKEAEAKPGRTPDVFYRRALELHATEPVRLQLAAWFKANGRKAEAITEYLLLVPAREAMDALIQLNASAIEVSHALVEGRHWQAAVEYINWALQEQDLSLPERLELNGGLGQSYAQLGRHKEALPYLKAAYEGGCNKRAWWYARTLEAVDNRAAAAKIYENLGTSGAHRLGLILHRQGKRKEAIRTLLKSADPEAHWQAARIWEELREPRRALEVYVGLARGKSRFKDDAAYRAYILMQRKGLPGKEEMLNLLMPYPAWAMRLTGEATWEAAATPAYEKPSFIRVAEALEQRGNQEWADIALAMGQARAGLTEMLALGDWHQARGNYFQATRWGIRSLNREKTQQGYLLAYQRPFPELVLAAAAKYELDPHLIWAVMREESHFNPQAVSRVGAMGLMQIMPATGLNIAGRKGVELAPNDLFQPEVNINFGAFYLRQLLNMFRGDVDMALAAYNGGSGNVRRWRDSPLGATPQDFPTAITFFETREYITKVLNSYYTYNWLYNDAVQAEN from the coding sequence ATGAGAATGAAAATTTCCCTTGGTTTATTGTTAATGGTGGCAGCGTTTGCGGCTGGTTATTATGTCTTTGCCGGCGCTCTGCCTGAGCCAGTTCTCCATGACAAGGCAGCAAAAAAGGCTCCCGTGATAGAACAGGTTATTGCAGGTCCTGTTCTGCATAATCAGGAACTGGCAGATATTCTCCTTGTTGAAGAACATATGCTTGGCACCGGTCAGGCAGCCTTGGAGGAGCTGGAGCGCCTCGCTTTGGGCAGCGGTGTGGCAGCTTACCTGGCCAATCTGGCTCTGGCAGAAAAAGGGAAGGAGGCGGAAGCAAAACCCGGCAGAACCCCCGATGTTTTCTACCGCCGGGCCCTTGAACTTCATGCCACGGAGCCGGTTCGTTTACAGCTGGCCGCCTGGTTTAAAGCAAACGGCCGGAAGGCGGAAGCAATAACAGAATATCTCTTGCTGGTCCCTGCCCGGGAGGCCATGGATGCCCTGATCCAGTTGAACGCTTCCGCCATCGAAGTGTCCCATGCCCTGGTGGAAGGCAGACACTGGCAGGCAGCAGTGGAATACATTAACTGGGCACTGCAGGAACAGGACCTGTCCTTGCCTGAGCGGCTGGAGTTAAATGGCGGATTGGGCCAGAGCTATGCCCAACTGGGCCGGCACAAAGAGGCCCTGCCCTATTTAAAAGCAGCTTATGAAGGCGGTTGTAACAAAAGGGCCTGGTGGTATGCCCGCACCCTGGAAGCTGTTGATAACAGGGCGGCCGCTGCTAAAATTTATGAAAACCTGGGGACAAGCGGGGCGCATCGCCTTGGCCTAATATTGCATCGGCAGGGGAAAAGGAAAGAAGCGATCCGGACGCTCTTAAAAAGCGCCGATCCGGAAGCTCACTGGCAGGCCGCCAGGATCTGGGAAGAACTGAGAGAGCCCAGGCGGGCCTTGGAAGTTTACGTAGGGTTGGCCCGGGGAAAAAGCAGGTTTAAAGATGACGCCGCCTATCGGGCTTACATCCTCATGCAGAGAAAGGGACTGCCGGGTAAAGAGGAGATGCTAAATCTGCTAATGCCCTACCCGGCCTGGGCCATGCGCTTGACTGGAGAAGCAACATGGGAGGCAGCGGCAACCCCGGCGTATGAAAAACCATCTTTTATCCGGGTGGCGGAAGCATTGGAGCAAAGGGGAAACCAGGAATGGGCAGATATTGCCCTGGCCATGGGCCAAGCCAGGGCGGGCCTTACGGAGATGCTGGCCCTGGGTGACTGGCACCAGGCCCGTGGGAATTATTTCCAGGCTACCCGCTGGGGCATCAGGTCCCTCAACAGGGAAAAAACGCAGCAGGGCTACCTGTTGGCCTATCAGCGGCCTTTTCCGGAACTTGTGCTGGCAGCCGCCGCGAAATATGAGCTGGATCCGCATCTGATCTGGGCGGTGATGCGCGAAGAAAGCCATTTCAACCCTCAGGCTGTTTCCCGGGTGGGGGCCATGGGCCTGATGCAGATCATGCCGGCCACCGGGTTAAATATTGCCGGGAGAAAAGGCGTAGAATTGGCCCCTAACGACCTGTTTCAGCCGGAAGTGAACATCAATTTTGGCGCCTTTTACCTGCGGCAACTGCTAAACATGTTTCGCGGGGATGTGGATATGGCCCTGGCTGCCTACAACGGCGGTTCCGGCAATGTGCGGCGCTGGAGAGATAGCCCCCTGGGCGCCACGCCCCAGGACTTCCCCACCGCCATCACCTTTTTTGAAACCAGGGAGTACATCACCAAGGTTCTGAACAGCTATTATACCTATAACTGGCTTTATAATGATGCAGTGCAGGCCGAAAACTAA
- a CDS encoding type II toxin-antitoxin system Phd/YefM family antitoxin → MNDTTKVITATEFKTNLGLYLDYVMADHEVVITKNGKKAVRLTPYITEIERYFAVKEQAHDYLYGGKKVSYEEFMEIYEKSELRMEYINGEIVLLSSPDTFHQDISGNLHVLLRTYLKGGKCKVFYAPFDVHFLKKGFQTPDVMQPDLLIACDLETAVNEKGRYMGTPSLCVEILSKSTRSKDMVDKLNTYMLSGVREFWVIDPDKKSVLVYGFKDFALDEHIAYRQGDILTSYFFAGLELSVAEIFTR, encoded by the coding sequence TTGAACGACACCACAAAGGTAATTACAGCCACCGAATTTAAAACCAACCTGGGACTGTATCTGGACTATGTAATGGCCGACCACGAAGTTGTTATTACCAAGAACGGCAAAAAGGCGGTGCGGCTCACGCCTTATATTACTGAAATTGAGCGCTATTTCGCGGTTAAAGAGCAGGCGCACGATTACCTGTACGGCGGCAAGAAAGTTTCCTACGAGGAATTCATGGAGATCTACGAAAAAAGTGAACTCAGGATGGAATATATCAACGGCGAAATTGTGCTTTTATCTTCTCCCGACACCTTCCACCAGGATATTTCCGGCAACCTGCATGTATTGTTGCGGACATACCTGAAGGGTGGGAAATGCAAAGTTTTTTACGCGCCGTTTGATGTGCATTTCCTAAAAAAAGGCTTTCAGACGCCGGATGTGATGCAGCCTGATTTGCTCATTGCCTGCGACCTGGAAACAGCGGTCAACGAAAAGGGAAGGTATATGGGCACACCGTCTTTGTGTGTCGAAATCCTCTCTAAAAGCACCCGCTCCAAAGATATGGTGGATAAACTCAACACATACATGTTGTCCGGGGTAAGGGAGTTCTGGGTGATTGATCCCGACAAAAAGTCAGTGTTAGTTTACGGCTTTAAAGATTTTGCCTTAGATGAACACATCGCTTACAGGCAAGGGGATATTTTAACATCTTATTTTTTTGCCGGATTGGAATTAAGCGTAGCTGAAATTTTCACGCGCTAG